In one window of Helianthus annuus cultivar XRQ/B chromosome 17, HanXRQr2.0-SUNRISE, whole genome shotgun sequence DNA:
- the LOC110923034 gene encoding uncharacterized protein LOC110923034 has protein sequence MGSNRRLCLIIWVIFVLVSVPIRGQGIKSTRLLDLVIRDYTFKSFNKHFKTGTPYSINLPSNLSGITVYTSRYRCGSLKRYGATINEFYLKVGVDVHPCIERILIVTQNLGNNWSNIYYDNYDALLGYQLVSPVLGLLAYNSGDHGDDTQFEVKIRSPGGIQINFSNYTASSTLDGRIKMCATFEGDGRVKLAKEVAPSVCGAMSQGHFGLVVQSPLLPVRKKMRGWTVAFGCSVGAAIAVFLVGLLLIAMFVKVKKKARLEEMERRAYEEEALQVSMVGHVIRVHTASATRTSPRIEQNLRPPRVEHVTNGSQRHALATA, from the exons ATGGGATCGAATCGTCGTCTTTGTCTGATCATTTGGGTGATCTTTGTTCTGGTATCAGTACCTATCCGAGGTCAGGGGATCAAATCCACAAGACTCCTTGATCTGGTGATTCGAGATTACACATTCAAGTCATTCAACAAGCACTTCAAAACAGGCACACCTTACAGCATCAATTTGCCATCAAATCTTTCGGGCATTACGGTCTACACATCAAGGTACCGATGCGGGAGCCTGAAGAGGTATGGCGCAACCATCAATGAGTTTTACTTGAAAGTTGGTGTGGATGTCCATCCTTGCATAGAAAGAATCCTTATTGTAACACAAAACCTAGGAAACAACTGGTCAAACATTTACTATGATAACTATGATGCCCTACTAGGTTATCAACTTGTGTCGCCCGTACTAGGTTTACTAGCTTATAACTCTGGTGACCACGGTGACGACACACAGTTTGAGGTTAAAATTCGGTCCCCGGGGGGTATTCAAATAAATTTCAGCAATTATACAGCAAGCTCAACATTAGATGGTAGGATTAAGATGTGTGCAACATTTGAGGGGGATGGGAGGGTGAAGCTAGCAAAAGAGGTTGCACCCAGCGTTTGTGGTGCCATGAGCCAGGGGCACTTTGGGCTGGTGGTACAGTCACCATTGTTGCCGGTGAGGAAGAAGATGAGGGGGTGGACGGTGGCTTTTGGATGCTCGGTTGGTGCTGCAATTGCTGTTTTTCTGGTGGGGCTGCTTTTGATTGCTATGTTTGTCAAGGTGAAGAAGAAAGCAAGATTAGAAGAAATGGAGAGAAGAGCTTATGAAGAAGAAGCACTTCAAGTCTCAATGGTGGGGCATGTGATTAGGGTTCATACTGCTTCTGCAACCAGAACATCTCCAAGAATTGAACAAAATCTCAGACCTCCTCG AGTGGAACATGTAACCAATGGAAGTCAGAGGCATGCATTAGCAACAGCATGA
- the LOC118489058 gene encoding uncharacterized protein LOC118489058, whose translation MADYFVEDPKYNEDIFRHRFRMSKRLFLKIVSDVEENDPWFVEAPGARGRKGFTPLQKVTSAIKQLATGNTPDENDEYLHMAERTSRECLEYFCDTVCKIYGPEFLRRPTSHDMALLYQAHEEKHHLPGMFGSLDCTHFVWRFCPTEKFKRQHEAARKDVERAFGVLKGKWGVLSRPMRARSVKKIRNVVYTCIILHNMILKDDGKAITPVHIRDPPVEPALDDTVLGELLNEDTHWRLKHDLIDHLASQDLPHLLADSDED comes from the exons atggcgGATTATTTTGTCGAAGACCCGAAGTACAACGAAGATATCTTTCGGCATAGGTTCCGTATGTCGAAacgtttgtttctaaaaattgtGTCTGATGTGGAAGAGAACGACCCGTGGTTTGTAGAGGCCCCCGGTGCGCGAGGTAGGAAGGGCTTTACGCCCTTGCAAAAGGTGACATCGGCTATTAAACAGCTCGCAACTGGAAACACTCCAGACGAGAACGACGAGTACTTGCATATGGCCGAAAGAACTTCCCGCGAGTGCCTAGAATATTTTTGTGACACGGTTTGCAAAATATATGGTCCAGAGTTCTTACGTAGACCGACAAGCCACGACATGGCACTTTTATACCAAGCTCATGAGGAAAAACATCACCTTCCAGGTATGTTCGGTAGCCTTGATTGCACCCATTTCGTTTGGCGTTTTTGTCCGACAGA GAAATTCAAGAGGCAACATGAGGCGGCAAGAAAAGACGtcgaacgggcttttggtgttttgaagGGGAAATGGGGTGTATTGAGTCGACCGATGCGAGCAAGATCGGTTAAAAAAATTAGGAATGTCGTGTACACGTgtattattttacacaacatgattttgaaagacgATGGAAAGGCGATAACACCGGTGCACATTCGGGATCCTCCGGTCGAGCCGgctctagacgatacggtgctGGGCGAGTTGTTGAATGAAGACACCCATTGGAGACTCAAACACGATCTCATAGATCATCTCGCAAGTCAAGATTTACCCCATCTTTTGGCCGATTCCGACGAAGACTAG